A genome region from Tepidisphaeraceae bacterium includes the following:
- a CDS encoding glycosyltransferase, with product MIELSIVIPTCNRAPLLARCLTSVRRSISCNYEAIVVNGASTDETSDVLAAAKDMMGDRLRVINEPQREGFVRAANKGFAAARGRCVTWVNDDARPLPGALDNAALQLLQAPANVGLIAMFHDFHGQRNIAYEADHGARRYKLLHVRGTLYANFGLGRLSTFRDLGFFDERYFLNAADPDFSLKVWHAGLEVVPAADSFIDHDEHDDDRRAQDGDRAQADNVKLFEKWDLPPKNLEQNDFDPQRPCTLRGLRPTTAVAA from the coding sequence GTGATCGAGCTTTCCATCGTCATCCCGACCTGCAATCGTGCACCTCTGCTGGCGCGCTGCCTGACCAGCGTTCGCCGAAGCATCTCCTGCAACTACGAGGCGATCGTCGTCAACGGCGCCAGCACCGACGAGACGTCCGACGTCTTGGCCGCCGCCAAGGACATGATGGGCGACCGGCTGCGGGTCATCAACGAACCGCAGCGCGAAGGCTTCGTGCGCGCTGCCAATAAAGGCTTTGCCGCCGCCCGCGGGCGCTGCGTGACCTGGGTGAACGACGATGCAAGACCACTGCCCGGCGCGCTCGACAACGCGGCGCTGCAGTTGCTGCAAGCTCCAGCAAACGTTGGTTTGATCGCGATGTTCCACGACTTCCACGGCCAGCGCAACATCGCCTACGAGGCCGACCACGGTGCCCGGCGATACAAGTTGCTGCACGTGCGCGGCACGCTCTACGCGAACTTCGGCCTGGGGCGGCTCAGCACCTTCCGCGATCTGGGCTTCTTCGACGAGCGCTACTTCCTGAACGCCGCCGACCCCGACTTTTCGCTGAAGGTATGGCACGCGGGCCTGGAGGTCGTGCCCGCCGCCGACAGCTTCATCGACCACGACGAGCACGACGACGACCGCCGGGCGCAGGACGGCGACCGCGCGCAGGCGGACAACGTGAAGCTGTTCGAAAAGTGGGACCTGCCACCGAAGAATTTGGAGCAGAACGACTTCGATCCACAGCGTCCGTGCACCCTCCGCGGCCTTCGACCGACGACCGCTGTGGCGGCTTAG
- a CDS encoding glycosyltransferase yields the protein MLDVTFLISTYNRGQVLLSTLAQIGNCGLAAGRFEIIVVDNASTDGTADLVAHWFREVKLVRLATNRGPCAKNEGLPLARGRFVLFLDDDSFPQPGAVAAMIEKFDRDPELGAATFTITLPNGRRECSAYPNVFIGCGTGFRTDALKLVGGLPTDFFMQAEEYDLSLRLMDAGWHVRSFADLHVTHLKTPAARYPERVASLDVRNNLLLVARHFPLRWVAPFAWDWTKRYRFIAGANGRKAAFWRGVVAGLWAIVKGAHRKPVSTETFETFARLNAIEAAMRDWAARSGVKQVLFVDLGKNSLAYHRAARRCGLTVVAVADANLGQHGYTYRGVPIVTDDVALRLSYDAVVVSNLSPVHAQSRTAHWQTLTDRPVVDLMAPAVERSRGVAVAA from the coding sequence ATGCTCGACGTCACGTTCCTCATCTCCACGTACAACCGCGGGCAGGTGTTGCTCAGTACCCTCGCGCAAATCGGCAACTGCGGTCTGGCGGCGGGGCGATTCGAGATCATCGTCGTCGACAACGCCAGCACCGACGGCACCGCCGACCTTGTCGCGCACTGGTTTCGGGAAGTGAAGCTCGTCCGGCTGGCCACAAACCGCGGCCCGTGCGCCAAAAATGAGGGGCTGCCGCTGGCGCGTGGACGGTTCGTCCTGTTTCTTGATGACGATTCGTTCCCGCAACCCGGTGCGGTCGCTGCCATGATCGAGAAGTTTGATCGCGACCCCGAACTCGGCGCCGCGACGTTCACGATCACGCTGCCGAACGGCCGGCGAGAGTGCAGCGCGTATCCGAACGTCTTCATCGGCTGTGGCACCGGGTTCCGAACCGACGCGCTCAAGCTGGTGGGCGGGCTGCCGACGGATTTCTTCATGCAGGCGGAAGAGTACGACCTTTCGCTGCGCCTGATGGACGCGGGCTGGCACGTGCGCTCGTTCGCCGATCTGCACGTCACGCATCTCAAGACGCCGGCGGCGCGGTATCCGGAGCGTGTGGCATCGCTGGACGTGCGGAACAATCTGCTGCTCGTCGCTCGACACTTCCCGCTGCGCTGGGTGGCGCCATTCGCGTGGGATTGGACGAAACGGTACCGATTCATCGCCGGTGCCAACGGACGCAAGGCCGCCTTCTGGCGCGGTGTGGTGGCGGGCCTGTGGGCTATTGTTAAGGGGGCCCACCGCAAGCCCGTGAGCACGGAGACGTTCGAGACGTTCGCGCGATTAAATGCGATTGAAGCCGCTATGCGCGACTGGGCCGCGCGCTCGGGTGTAAAGCAAGTGTTGTTCGTCGATCTCGGCAAGAACAGCCTTGCCTACCATCGTGCGGCACGGCGGTGCGGTTTAACTGTCGTCGCAGTGGCGGACGCGAATCTCGGCCAACATGGTTATACGTATCGCGGCGTACCGATCGTTACCGACGATGTCGCCCTCCGCCTCTCGTACGACGCGGTGGTCGTGAGCAACCTGTCGCCGGTGCATGCACAATCCCGAACGGCTCATTGGCAAACGTTGACCGATCGACCGGTAGTCGATTTGATGGCGCCGGCGGTGGAACGATCACGCGGCGTCGCAGTCGCGGCTTGA
- a CDS encoding PAS domain S-box protein: MDSHLPSQPPPPQTTAARMALRASAMYFIIASLWIILSDRALHLLSSTEAFHLWAQSFKGLVFVAVSSGLVYAIIYTATVRQQRDENALRASEEELRGSFDLAPIGMAQADLAAGKLLRVNRKMCEITGYTEGELLGMSLFDLCMADARERDWSAYLAMAQGRSQEYASESRCQRKDGAGICVLMQGTLVHDAAGASLRCVVSMQDVTQQRAAESALRSSESRFRELADAMPQMVFTAGPDGVADYFNLQWQRYVGMTVAEARETQWRNIIHPDDFHRVSTSWFASIAADEPHSIEYRIRPANGSDEYHWHLSRALPARDEAGNVVKWFGTITDIHAQKRAADEIEQLNATLEQRVVDRTRELQAVNEELDAFSYTVSHDLRAPLHTLQGFATTLLARQGDKLDEQGLESLRRVIASSARMDRLITDLLEYSRLARADLALSPVSTVTIVHELIGQLQREPEMANAAIHFQEPLPWVLGHRLTLQHVFANLIGNAIKFVQPGERAKVNIWAEERTDVARIWIEDRGIGISPENFERIFTPFESLNENGKYQGAGIGLAIAKRAVERMGGRVGVRSTEGAGSQFWVELPLVKSV; the protein is encoded by the coding sequence TTGGATTCCCACTTACCGAGCCAACCGCCACCCCCGCAAACCACCGCCGCCCGGATGGCGTTGCGCGCCAGCGCCATGTACTTCATCATCGCGTCGCTCTGGATCATCCTGAGCGACCGGGCACTGCACCTGCTATCGTCGACGGAAGCCTTCCACCTGTGGGCCCAGTCGTTTAAAGGGCTCGTGTTCGTGGCCGTCTCCAGCGGGCTGGTGTATGCGATCATCTACACCGCCACCGTTCGCCAACAGCGCGACGAGAACGCGCTACGCGCCAGCGAGGAAGAACTGCGCGGCTCGTTCGACCTGGCCCCGATCGGTATGGCTCAGGCCGACCTGGCAGCCGGCAAACTGTTGCGCGTGAACCGGAAGATGTGCGAGATCACGGGTTACACCGAGGGCGAACTGCTCGGCATGTCTCTGTTCGACCTCTGCATGGCCGATGCGCGCGAGCGGGACTGGTCGGCATACCTGGCGATGGCCCAGGGCCGGTCGCAGGAGTACGCGTCGGAATCGCGCTGCCAGCGAAAGGACGGCGCCGGCATTTGCGTTCTGATGCAGGGCACGCTGGTGCACGACGCCGCCGGCGCGTCGTTGCGCTGCGTGGTCAGCATGCAGGACGTGACGCAGCAGCGGGCCGCCGAGTCGGCGCTGCGCAGCAGCGAGTCGCGCTTCCGCGAGCTGGCCGACGCCATGCCGCAGATGGTCTTCACCGCCGGCCCGGACGGCGTCGCCGATTACTTTAATCTACAGTGGCAGCGTTACGTCGGCATGACGGTCGCCGAGGCGCGGGAGACGCAGTGGCGCAACATCATCCACCCCGACGACTTCCACCGCGTGTCGACGAGCTGGTTCGCGTCGATCGCGGCCGATGAGCCGCACAGCATCGAATATCGCATTCGCCCCGCCAACGGCAGCGACGAGTACCACTGGCACCTCAGCCGTGCGCTGCCCGCGCGGGACGAGGCGGGCAACGTGGTCAAGTGGTTCGGCACGATCACCGACATTCACGCCCAGAAGCGCGCCGCCGACGAGATCGAACAGCTCAACGCCACGCTCGAGCAGCGCGTCGTAGACCGCACGCGGGAACTGCAGGCGGTGAACGAGGAACTGGACGCGTTCTCGTACACCGTATCGCACGACCTGCGGGCCCCGCTGCACACGTTGCAGGGATTCGCGACCACGTTGCTGGCCCGCCAGGGCGATAAGCTCGACGAGCAGGGGTTGGAATCGCTTCGGCGGGTCATCGCGTCGTCGGCGCGCATGGATCGGCTGATCACCGACCTGTTGGAGTACAGCCGGCTGGCACGCGCCGACCTTGCGCTGTCGCCGGTCAGCACGGTCACGATCGTGCACGAGCTGATCGGCCAACTCCAGCGCGAACCGGAGATGGCCAACGCAGCCATTCACTTTCAGGAACCGTTGCCCTGGGTGCTGGGCCATCGCCTGACGCTGCAGCACGTCTTCGCGAACCTCATCGGCAACGCGATCAAGTTCGTGCAGCCGGGCGAGCGGGCGAAGGTGAACATTTGGGCAGAGGAACGCACGGACGTGGCGCGCATCTGGATCGAGGACCGCGGGATCGGCATCTCGCCGGAGAACTTCGAGCGCATCTTCACTCCGTTCGAGTCGCTGAACGAGAACGGCAAATACCAGGGTGCGGGGATCGGCCTGGCGATTGCCAAGCGAGCCGTCGAGCGGATGGGCGGCCGTGTGGGCGTGCGATCAACCGAAGGGGCGGGTAGCCAATTTTGGGTGGAACTGCCGCTCGTGAAATCCGTTTGA